Below is a genomic region from Paraburkholderia sp. BL23I1N1.
CGTCGCGTTCTTCGATATCGATGCGACAGCGGGTGAAGCGCTCGCCGACGAACTCGGCGATTCGAAACACAAGCCGCTGTTTTTGCCTTGCGATCTGACCGACGTCGACGCGCTGCAAAAAGCGATCGCCGACGTGAAGGCCGCGCTCGGCCCGATTCAGGTGCTGGTGAACAACGCGGCAAACGACAAGCGCCACACGATCGGCGAAGTCACGCGCGAGTCTTTCGACGCAGGCATCGCGGTGAACATCCGTCATCAGTTCTTCGCGGCACAAGCGGTGATGGAGGACATGAAAGCCGGCAACAGCGGTTCGATCATCAACCTCGGCTCGATTAGCTGGATGCTGAAGAACGGCGGCTATCCGGTGTACGTGATGTCGAAGTCGGCGGTGCAGGGGTTGACGCGTGGTCTCGCGCGCGACCTCGGTCACTTCAATATTCGCGTCAATACGCTGGTGCCGGG
It encodes:
- a CDS encoding SDR family NAD(P)-dependent oxidoreductase; its protein translation is MSSPANANDRLADNAFARYPSLVDRTVLITGGATGIGASFVEHFAAQGARVAFFDIDATAGEALADELGDSKHKPLFLPCDLTDVDALQKAIADVKAALGPIQVLVNNAANDKRHTIGEVTRESFDAGIAVNIRHQFFAAQAVMEDMKAGNSGSIINLGSISWMLKNGGYPVYVMSKSAVQGLTRGLARDLGHFNIRVNTLVPGWVMTEKQKRLWLDDAGRRSIKEGQCIDAELQPADLARMALFLAADDSRMITAQDMIVDGGWA